In Lactuca sativa cultivar Salinas chromosome 5, Lsat_Salinas_v11, whole genome shotgun sequence, the DNA window aatgcaaacgtgaaactcgggttgcctcccgagaagtgcTTCTTTTGAtggagtcattagctggactccgCACCGTCTACGTGTTTGCGATTCCGCACAGTAGCAGCTCCTCCAATCCTTCATTTCGGGGGACTCCTTCTTCGTATTTCTTCACTATATGACCATTGACTTTAAATGGTGTGCCGTCTCTTGAGATCAATTCTATAGCCCCGTGAGGAAACACCGTCTTGACCAAAAAGGGACCATTCCACCTTAATTTGAGTTTGCCCGAGAAAAGTTTTAATCGGGAATTAAAAAGTAGTACTTTTTGGCCTTCATGGATGTCTTTGCTTTTGATTCTTTTGTCATGCCATCTCTTGGTCTTTTCTTTATAGAGCCATGAACTAGAATAAGCCTCGTTTCGGAGTTCTTCAACGGCATTCATTTGCATTAGACGGTtggtcttcaattcttccatgtcaAAGTTGCACCTATTTAACGCCCAATATGCCTTATGCTCGATTTCAACCGGTAAATGacattgctttccataaactaacctatatggtgtagtaccaataggtgttttgaaagcggTACGAAATGCCCATAGCGCGTCATCCAATttatccgaccattccttgcGGTTGCTTCCCACCGACTTCTCTAAAATACGCTTCAAAGCTCGATTGGTCACTTCAGTTTGTCCACTCGTTTGCGGGTGGTATGACGTGGAGAACTTATGGGTCACCCCATATTTCTTGAGCACCTTTTCCAATTGATCATTGGCAAAGTGTGTGCCACAGTCACTAATTAGGGCCTTCGGAACACCAAACCGGGAGAATAGTTTTTTTAAGAATCGTACCACTACCCGTCCGTCATTTGTAGGTAAAGCCTGCGCCTCCGCCCATTTCGAAACATAATCTACCGCCACTAGGATGTACTTGTTTCCTTTGGAGGTGGGAAAAGGTCCCATGAAGTCAATGCCCCACACGTCGAACACCTCACACACTTGAATGCTATGTTGTGGCATCTCATTTCGAGATGAAATGTTTCCCACCCTTTGACAAGCATCGCATTCTTTAACATATTGGGCTGCATCTTTGAATATTGTAGGCCAATAgaacccaatgtcaaagatcttctttGCGGTAtagtgtgctccatgatgtcctccCGTGGGCCCGCTATGGCAGTGTTCTAGTATTCTTCGACTTTCCTTCCCGAACACACATCTTCTTATAATTCCATCCGCACAGCTTCGAAAGAGGTATGGATCGTCCTAAAAGTAATATTTGATCTCCgcaaagaatttcttcttttgctgACTACTATAATCCTTCGGAACGTAATTTGTAGCTAAATAGTTAGCTATGTCTGCGAACCATGGCTCCTCTCCCACGGACACCATAATGTATTCATCCGGAAAGTCGTCTCCATCCTTATCTTCTTGCAATTTCGGGTTCTCGAGCCTAGATAAATGATCGGCCGCTACGTTCTCCATTCCTTTCTTGTCTCGTATCTCTATATCGAATTCTTGAAGAAGCAGCACCCATCGTAttagtcttggcttggcatcctgtttggaaaacaaatacttgatagccgagtggtcagtaaaaacagtggTTTTAGATAAAACCAAGTAAGGGCGAAACTTGTCAAAAGCGTAAACCACGGCTAACAGTTCTTTTTCAGTAGTAGTATAATTCTCTTGGGCAGGATTTAAGGTCTTGCTTGCATAATAGATGGGttgaaagtgcttatcaaccctttgtCCAAGGACCGCTCCTAGTGCatagtcactagcatcacacatgatctcgaaGGGTAAGTTCCAATTTGGTGCTATAATGATCAgggcattagttaatttttccTTTAGAAAGTCAAATGACTCTAAACACTCTTTAGTAAAATTAAAGGGTGCATCTTTTAGTAATAATTGTGTTAGAGGTTTCGtgattttggaaaaatcttttataaaaagtactcataatactagttgaatttacacacatcaagGATAAAACTAATTGCCTTTGTGTGTTCAAATGCCCAAGtatgcaaagttccttaaggaactcctCACTAACAGAAGAAAGATGGAGGAAGTGCAGAAGGTAGTGCTTAATGAGAATTGCTCCCCCGCAATgctaaacaaattaccaaagaagaagggtgatccggggagCTTAACTTTgccttgccaatttggcaacttggcTGCAATTCATGCCTTAGCTGATTCTGGAGCAAGTGTGAACCTTATGCCATACTCGTTCTTTAAGAAGCTGGACCTCCCGGAGCCAAGGCCAATTCGAATGGCAATTCATTTGGCAAACAAGACTGTTACTTTCCCAAGAGGCATTTGTGAAGATTTGCTAGTGAAAGTAGACAAATTTGTCTTCCCGGCTGATTTCATCATTCTCGACATGGAGGCGGATCCGCAAGTGCCAATCATCCTTGGAAGGCCCTTCCTCAACACCGCTAGCGCTATCGTAGACATGAGAGATTCTAAGCTCACATTGCGAGTTGGGGACGATTCAGTGACATTCGGGGTAGACCAAGCCATGAAGTACTCAAGGAGTAGTGACGACACGGCTTTCTCAATCGACATGCTTGACGAAATATTGGAAGAAGACATACCTAAAGATTCCAGCAAGTTTGCAGCTTTGGATGAAATATTTGATCCAGAAAAGGACTTACTAGAGATTGAAAGACTGTTGGAAGAAGCGGAGTATGAAGAAATAAAGAAGCAAGCTAaaagccctactcgccgagtagacccgaTCTACTCAAGAAAAGCCAGAAGTCGTGAATGcagccaccaactcgccgagtaccaaacttgcactcggcgagtccgtcactatGCACAACAAATTGGAGCTCAAAACACTACCTGACCATCTGGAGTATGCCTTTCTGGAAGAAGGAAATCAGAAGCCTGTGATCATAGCCTCGGACCTATCCAAGACGAAAAAGGAGGAGCTTGTACGCGTGTTGAAGAAAAGGAAAAGAGCCATCGCATGGAGCATCTCCGACATCAAGGGAATAAGCCCATCCTACTGCTCTCACAAAATCAATTTAGAAGAAGGAGCAAGGCCGGTGGTGCAACATCAAAGACGATTAAACCCGAACATGCAAGAAGTCGTCAAGAAGGAGGTGGTCAAGCTTTTGGATGCAGGAATCATCTACTCCATCTCCGATAGTCcatgggtgagtccggtccaagtggtgcccaagaaaggaggaaTGACGGTCATTACCAACGAAAAGAACGAGTTAATTCCAACgcgaacggtaaccggttggcgagtgtgcatcgattatcgaaagctaaacaATGCCACTCGCAAAGACCATTTTCCCCTTCCTTTCATAGATCAAATGTTAGAGAGACTATCGGGCCATAGCTACTATTGCTTTTTAGATGGGTTTTCAGGGTATTttcaaatacccatagacccaatggaccaagaaaagaccacctTTACATGCCCCAGTGGGACTTTCGCCTATAGACGCATGCCATTTGGACTATGCAATGCACCTGCGACATTTCAAAGGTGCATGACCGCCATATTCCATGATATGGTGGAAAAGTTCATGGAGGTCTTTATGGATGACTTTTCTGTATTCGGATCTTCTTTCAATGACTGCCTCACAAATCTTGACTCAATGCTTGCTAGATGTGAGAAAACCGACTTGGTCCTAAATTGGGAAAAGTGTCACttcatggtcaaggagggtatagtttTGGGACATAAAGTCTCTAAAAAGGGAATTGAGGTGGATCGGGCAAAGATAGACACCATTGccaaattacccccaccaactaatgtgaagggcattagaaATTTTTTGGGACACGCAGGTTTTTACCGAcgttttataaaagatttttccaaaatcaCGAAACCTCTAACACAATTATTACTAAAAGATGCACCCTTTAATTTTACTAAAGAGTGTTTAGAGTCATTTGACTTTCTAAAggaaaaattaactaatgccccgatcattatagcaccaaattggaacttacccttcgagatcatgtgtgatgctagtgactatGCACTAGGAGCGGTCCTTGGacaaagggttgataagcactttcaaCCCATCTATTATGCAAGCAAGACCTTAAATCCTGCCCAAGAGAATTATACTACTACTGAAAAAGAACTGTTAGCCGTGGTTTACGCTTTTGACAAGTTTCGCCCTTACTTGGTTTTATCTAAAAccactgtttttactgaccactcggctatcaagtatttgttttccaaacaggatgccaagccaagactaaTACGATGGGTGCTGCTTCTTCAAGAATTCGATATAGAGATACGAGACAAGAAAGGAATGGAGAACGTAGCGGCCGATCATTTATCTAGGCTCGAGAACCCGAAATTGCAAGAAGATAAGGATGGAGACGACTTTCCGGATGAATACATTATGGTGTCCGTGGGAGAGGAGCCATGGTTCGCAGACATAGCTAACTATTTAGCTACAAATTACGTTCCGAAGGATTATAGTAGTcagcaaaagaagaaattctttgcGGAGATCAAATATTACTTTTAGGACGATCCATACCTCTTTCGAAGCTGTGCGGATGGAATTATAAGAAGATGTGTGTTCGGGAAGGAAAGTCGAAGAATACTAGAACACTGCCATAGCGGGCCCACGggaggacatcatggagcacactaTACCGCaaagaagatctttgacattgggttcTATTGGCCTACAATATTCAAAGATGCAGCCCAATATGTTAAAGAATGCGATGCTTGTCAAAGGGTGGGAAACATTTCATCTCGAAATGAGATGCCACAACATAGCATTCAAGTGTGTGAGGTGTTCGACGTGTGGGGCATTGACTTCATGGGACCTTTTCCCACCTCCAAAGGAAACAAGTACATCCTAGTGGCGGTAGATTATGTTTCGAAATGGGCGGAGGCGCAGGCTTTACCTACAAATGACGGACGGGTAGTGGTACGATTCTTAAAAAAACTATTCTCCCGGTTTGGTGTTCCGAAGGCCCTAATTAGTGACTGTGGCACACACTTTGCCAATGATCAATTGGAAAAGGTGCTCAAGAAATATGGGGTGACCCATAAGTTCTCCACGTCATACCACCCGCAAACGAGTGGACAAACTGAAGTGACCAATCGAGCTTTGAAGCGTATTTTAGAGAAGTCGGTGGGAAGCAACCgcaaggaatggtcggataaATTGGATGACGCGCTATGGGCATTTCGTAccgctttcaaaacacctattggtactacaccatataggttagtttatggaaagcaatgtCATTTACCGGTTGAAATCGAGCATAAGGCATATTGGGCGTTAAATAGGTGCAACTTtgacatggaagaattgaagaccaACCGTCTAATGCAAATGAATGCCGTTGAAGAACTCCGAAACGAGGCTTATTCTAGTTCATGGCTCTATAAAGAAAAGACCAAGAGATGGCATGACAAAAGAATCAAAAGCAAAGACATCCATGAAGGCCAAAAAGTACTACTTTTTAATTCCCGATTAAAACTTTTCTCGGGCAAACTCAAATTAAGGTGGAATGGTCCCTTTTTGGTCAAGACGGTGTTTCCTCACGGGGCTATAGAATTGATCTCAAGAGACGGCACACCATTTAAAGTCAATGGTCATATAGTGAAGAAATACGAAGAAGGAGTCCCCCGAAATGAAGGATTGGAGGAGCTGCTACTGTGCGGAATCGCAAACACGTAGACGGTGcggagtccagctaatgactccatcaaaagaagcgcttctcgggaggcaacccgagtttcacgtttgcattttctttccttttctttatttttcatattgtttttttttcattcttcTTCATTTATTCTATTTCTCTAAGTGCTTGAGGACAAGCTATACTGTGAGTGTGGGGTGGAAGGGCTAAACAAAGGAATTCATACAGTAAAATtggcaaatttaaaaaaaaattcaacctgagacatctactcggcgagtatatcgACTATACTCGGCGAGTAAATGTTCACTTACAGCCAAAAGTCAATAACACGcgtgtctactcggcgagtagatccattctactcggcgagtagccggtTCAAACCCAGTAAATTAAAACCTGTAAAAATTATTATTACTCACCAATTCATCCCCACACTCGCCGAGCATATCCTCTCAGCCGCATCTCTAAGTGTTCTTCAAGATCTCtccaattttcttcttctttctcttcaTTCAAGCAACAAGGTAACATCTTTACCCTTTAATTTTATGAAAGGTCCAATCTTTATCACATATCTTCccatatttgttatgatttcggATTTGGGGAGTTTTTCCCAATTTTTAGGGCTTTGATTTACTCATGAATTAGAGGTTGTTTGGAGTAATTTCTTCAAGATCTATGGTTAGATAAGTAATTACAACAAAACCCTATGAACAAATTGGACTATTACACAGATCCGATCTCGATCTGTCAAAAAGTtcatactactcggcgagtatgttcgtgtactcggcgagtaggtcccaaTAAGATAAAAAAATTTCCTGTTTTAATTATGGGGTGTTGTTTGTTGCTGTGTTCTTGGTATGTTTATGCAGATAGCATGGCAAGGAGAGGACAGTCATCACGTGGAGGAGGCCATGGTGATATGCCATGGTTAGCCTTTCAACAAATCACCTCCAAATCCTCCAAAACTCGAGCCCTAAACAGGTTGGAGGCGCTGCGACAGAAAGAAATCCACTTGCCCAATGCAGTGGATTGGGGATGGATGGGCAATGTCAGCTTGGAAGAGGAACTTACTCCATATTTGGTGAAAGATTGTAACTTGGGTTATGCCAACATCACTTGTGATGGTTGGTTGCAATTGTTTAAAATCCAAGAGCCAGTATACGCGGAGTTGTGCTGGGAATTCTTTTCTACCATTTCATTCCGAGGTGGTAGTGAGTATTACAATCCAAACACGATCTTATTTTATTTGGGAGGAGAGCTGCGACAATGCAGCATGGTTGAGTTCTCTTGGCGGTTGGGCATCTACGATCAAGACATGTCGATGACGGAATACTTTGAAGCCTTCTTGGAGAATACCTACAAAGAACTTCCCGAGGGGGTGTGGCGTCGACATGGTGGAGTACAATTGCTAACCGGGTCTACATACCTTCCACTGCTCAAGAAGGTCATATCCGTTCTCCAATCCATCGACTCATTCACCGGTTCGTTGCAAGCACGATCAACATGCGGAAGGATGGGGACAAAGTTCCCACCCTTGATATCTTTTACTTGTGGAGTATCATCACTCCCGATGTCTTCTGCAACCTCTCGTACTGCGTTGCTAAATTTCTTGCGGAGGGAGCGGTTAAGGAGAAGATAAACTCGAAGATCAATGGGGGCATGTTCATTACTCGGCTTGCGAGATCATTTGGGATCTTGGAATTGCCGCAAGCTCAAACGCTAACGATTATCCACCCTCCTCCGTTCAACACTGCACTTTATAGGAGGGCTCGGATAGTTGAAAATTTTGGTGATTCTTTTACTATCCCGAATGAGGATGAGCCGGCGGTCCCCGAGGAGCCGGGAAGGCGGGTTAGGCCAAGGAGCGAGCGGGTACGAGAAGATCCACCGGTTATTCCGGTGGA includes these proteins:
- the LOC128126157 gene encoding uncharacterized protein LOC128126157, which translates into the protein MEEVQKVVLNENCSPAMLNKLPKKKGDPGSLTLPCQFGNLAAIHALADSGASVNLMPYSFFKKLDLPEPRPIRMAIHLANKTVTFPRGICEDLLVKVDKFVFPADFIILDMEADPQVPIILGRPFLNTASAIVDMRDSKLTLRVGDDSVTFGVDQAMKYSRSSDDTAFSIDMLDEILEEDIPKDSSKD